Within the Peromyscus maniculatus bairdii isolate BWxNUB_F1_BW_parent chromosome 2, HU_Pman_BW_mat_3.1, whole genome shotgun sequence genome, the region GATGACTGAGGATTGAGGGACCCCCAGTTGGATCTTGTCTCACATGTTTACTGAGCTTATGACCTTCATTAACTGTCCACTCTCTGTTTAAATGCAAAagaaacctttaaaatatttatttgtgtgtgtgtgtgtgtgtgtgtgtgtgtgtgtgtgtgtgtgtgttgtatatgtctCATGTGTGTGGGTGACCAAGGAAACcggaagaggatgttggatcctctagagctagggttacaggtggttgtgagatgcctggTGAGGATGCGGGGCACAGGACTtggggtcctgtgcaagagcatcGAGCACTTTGCCCTCAAATGCTAAACCATCTATCTAGCCCCCTGAactgtttattttaaagatttaaatgaGTAATCGATGTAAAAATATCCCAAACAGCTTGTTTGCAGACATCTGTGGGCAAAGCACTCAACAAATGTATATATAGCTCATTATGAAAATCTTTTACATGATCACGTCCAGTTCCGTCAAGTGATCATGGCTGTTACTGAGCTTCGAcgctcagttggtcaagtgttTGCAGAACATACATGCAGCCGGGCTTGAGCCCCAGCACCACATTAATTGggcagaagatcagaagttcaggtcattcttagctacatagagagtttggggccagcctgggctacatgacaccctgACCAAAAACAAAAGGTTCTGAGCACTGAGCAGTATGACCGCTATTATCTCCGCTGAAGATGGACAAACCTGACCTAAATTACACCAAGCCATGTGGATCAAACAGAGTCCATATTTGTTTAAAGACGTTAGGCCAGATCAGAGAGAATGGGATTAACCTCAGAACACACAGCAAGGGCAGGGCATGGAGTGGGAGGGGGTTCTTTACGGGTTCACTTTTAAGAGGCACCCCTCAGCGTGGCAGTACCCATCAGTAGTGCAGAGAATAGGGGTGGCTGGGAACTGAAGGGCACAGGGCACCTGCTGAGGCCTCTCGCCTCCATTCCCACCCTGCCCCAGGTCAGAAGAGGTGCAGGAAGCACTGGGTCGAATCCTCAGGGGTCCACGGGGCACAGCGGGCACAGATCAGCCGCATCCGATTTCCCTCTCtggtctccttcccttccccgcCCCCCGCGGTTTCCGCCAAAGGTCCTGGTAGAAATTTCCAGCTCTCCCGGGACGGGGTTTTTCCATCAGGGTGCGTCTTGGGCGGCAGCCGCCGAGGGGAGGACAGGGCCCGCGCGCCCCCTCGGAACTCCCCGCTCTCGCTGTCCCAAGGTCGCCCTGGGCTTTGAGTCCTGGGTACACGCTGACCGGGGCTCCGGGCTCGGGACGTCCGGCAAACAGGAAGTGAGACAAAGGCGACCGCTTATCGGGCCGCCCGGCATTCCTTTCAGGTGATGCCCGTGGGCTGCCAGGGCCCCACTGTGAGGACCTCGCTCTGCTGGTGACTTAGGGCTCCCTTAGGGGCTCCCTTCTCCGGACCTCCAGACAGCTCATTGCACATTACTGGCATCTGCACTTAAAGGGACCCACAGCTAGCCTTCAGAGGGAAgcgggatgtgtgtgtgtgtgtgtgtgtgtgtgtgtgtgtgtgtgtgtgtgtaagaacaaACCAGAAGGCCAAtagggtgtggtggtgcttgccgCTGAGTTCTGTgtttgggaggtgggggcaggaggatcagttgaaggtcatcatcagctacatagagagttcaaggactgcctggggtactggctacatgagaccctattcaTGGAAGAACAAGGAACCAGCTCCTGGTGGACTCTGGGAGCGTCtagtgcaaatacacacacaaggcAAATACTAGGTGAAAGGGCAGGCAGAGGAGAGCTGTCTAACCCATgctgggtgtgtgtgagtgtgtgtgagtgtgagtgtgtgtgtgtgtgtgtgtcccttgtaCAGCATCTTACATATCAGTCACCCTTTACAGGTACCACGTGAATAAAGAACCCAGAACCTGGCTTTGAAATAAGAGTGGGACAGAGGTGAGTGGCAGGGGAAGGTGTCTGGACTGAGGACCAGACAGTCCTTGTAGTCCGGGTGGATGTGTGTTCATCATTTGAGGAGCAGAGAGGCCCTGGGGCCGTCCCATTCGGACAGgcttctgtagtccaggttgcTCTGAGGCCTTCTGCATCCACCAAGTGCTGTGACTGCAGGTGTATCACCCAGGCCCAGGGTAGGAGGCTGTTTAGACAGGTCTCTGGGGCCTTGAGATCAGGCTGAGGCCTGGGATGGGAGACCAGCCCTGACTAAATATGACCCTTACCGAAAGGGGAGAGAGGATAAGAAAGACAAGGGAagaggtggaaggggaggggaggggaggagaggggagggaaggagaggggagaggaggggaggggaaggcaggggaggggaggggatcacTGGCTGTTAGGCACTGGGAGTGGGCTGCCACGCAGGCCCAGCTTGTCTTGTCTCAAGAGTAGGGAAAGAAGAGGGTCCTGCTTCTCTGCCTGCTGGATGGCTTCTGTTTATTGGAGGACTGCCCCCcacttttgtttttcgaggcagggtttctctatgtagctttgtgcctttcctggatcttgctctgtagaccaggctgacctcaaactcacagagatccgcctgcctctgcctcccgagtgctgggattaaaggcgtgtgccaccactgcccggcgtgtCCCCCCCTTTCTATGAAGTGCTGACTCAGCATCTGGAAGGCCCTTCCCATGCCAGGGCAGACGGTCTCTGGAAGTCAAAGGCCATGCTGTCCAGGCTCCTCCTCCAAGTGGCTCGGCACTGAGAATTATAACTAGAAGGACACCGAGATTTCTTGTTCACCCAGCCCTGCCCGCCACCCAGTAATGGGCGCTCCTCCGCCCCtcatccctccccttcctctttctgtcaGGGTTTCATGTCCTCCAAGGCTGCCCTCAGATTTGCTACCTAACCCAATGATAACctagaactcgggtcctcacgcctccacctcccaagtgctggggtcacaagcCTGTGCCCTCGTCCCCAGCTTTAGGGCCGTCCTTTCTGTCATCAGCTGTGGGGCACCCCGGCTCTGACTTGGCTTTCTCACCTTGAAGAGTCCGAGACACTGTAAATATCAATATTTtggctttattttaaaacagtgaaaagaaaaataaatatatttaaagactaAGAAAACGGTACTGGGGGTTTTGGAAAGGTACAGCCAGAATGGAGGCCAGGGAGATGGGcagaaacaaccaaaaagaaaagggtaAGAAAATGGGAATGAGGTTGGGTAGTAGGAAGATTGGGGTGTCTTAGCTCCTGTGGTCTTGGGCTGACGGACCAGGGGCCTGGGATCTACACTCCCTGAAGTTTCCCAACCAGGCCTTATCCAGTTCCAGCTGTGATGTCTGGGACCTCCACCAGCCTCGCTCACGCATCTTTGGCTCCCAGGTGGGGTGTTGCCTTAgcggatctgtgtgtgtgtgtggattagCACCTGTTCCCCTGACTGCACCCAAGGCTTCATCGGGGGGTGGCCCCTAAGGCCTCTTCCACGGCTGTGGATCCTGCCCAGGGGCTGCGACTCATCAATGCCTCATGTCCTCCATTCCCACACGGCCCCAGACGCCTAGCACGAAGCTCTCAATGTCACACTCGTTGGTGCCACGCACGATTCGGAAGTGGCCCCTCTCACCCCACCAGGGGCCCCATGAGTTGGCAGCAGTCTGGAAGTGAAAAGGGAAGAGACATgaggcaagggatgggggagggaccgAGAGGGCGAGGAGACATGGGGCTCAGCCTTGCACCAGGGACTCACCCAGTACTTTATTGTCCTTCCGTCTGGCAGCTTCTCTTCTCCCCACCTAGTGGCAAAGCAAGAGGGAGGAGGTGCTGATCACACAGGTCTCAGCACCCACCCTCCAGGAACATAGGCATCCCTCGCCCACCCGTCACTTCTGAAATCTGAGTGCAGCCGGGGACCTGATGAGTGTCTGCCTCTCTTTGAACAGCCTCAGTCACTCAGTGAGTTGGCCAGAGTTGGGACAAGTACTGAATAACCCTTGAAggttttcctggttttgtttggttggtttttttgagacaaggtctcacgtagcccagacTGGACTTGGAGTTGCTCCCTCAAGACTAACTCCTGGCCCCTCTTCTGGCACCAtccccccagtgctgagattgcaggggTGTTCCCTTCTCGTCTCTGTCTCAAGGGGACCTGGTTAGTTGTTCCCAGACACTCTTCAGAGCTCCCCGCTGTCCATGCACCCCTGGAAccagcctctcctctccatgTCTGTTCTCTCTTTGGCAATGGGACGAGGGGAGAAGCAGCCTCAGCTCCACGGAGAACATGAGGATTTCCAAAGAATCCCCAGCGTGAACCACCCACGGCTCCTAGTCCTGTGTGCCCACAGGAACCTCACCCCGTGATCTTGACCGAGTGAGTTCCATGTCTGCGGTACTTCTGTGGCCTCCCCTGGCTTACAGGTGTGTGGCTGTAGACGCCACTCTGGTACAAGAAGAAATCCTCGTGTACTTCCATGAGTGCTGTGGACAGAGAAAGATGGCGCCCAGCCCATTAGTACAGGCTCTGATGTTGAGCATCTGGACACCAGGGCCTCATGTTAGAGACTGATTTCTCCAGGGGCTTCCTGCAAGGAATGGGGAATGGACCCTGCACTCCTGTTCCAACTGCCCCGGGTGCCTAAAGCTCTGGCAATCCTTTGGGTCCTGTGCCCAACCTCCAGCAGGAAGTTTTTGGAACCAGGGAGAGGCGAGGGGTATTTACCTTGAACGGGGCCATTCTCCATTAGCTCCTTCATAATCTCCTTCTCCTGCGGAGGAAGATCCATCGAGGTAAGGTTTAGCCGACCGCACCCCCAACCCTTGCATCTGCCCTCTCCCCATGTTCGTTTCAGACTTACATCAGAGCCCAGGCGGTAGGCAGGTGTGACCTGGTAGATGTCATTGGAATCAACCTGACTATTGGGGCAGCGGGAAGTGGCCTGGCGCTTGCCCCGCCCCATGGCGCGACTGTGCATCATACATCGCGGCGAGGTACTGGCTTCGTTCTGCTCACGGCCCGAGAATGGGTAGCAGTTGTCAGACACCACCCTGAAGAAGGGAGCAAAGGTCAAGATGCTGTGACACCAGGAAGCCTGGGCTCTGCAGGGCGCCCCGTCTTCTTCCAGCCCCGTAACCCCTGTCACGTACCCTCGGCGCCTCAGGAACCACCAAGCACCGTCGAGCCGCCCGCCTCGGCAGCCCTGCTGGTGGTGGGTATCACAGGACAGCAAGTTCTGTGGTGACAGGATGGGTGTCATGTGTCCCAGAGAATGGATGGAGACCCGGTCCGATGCCACAGCTGGTGGGAAAGTCAACAAGGGCTGTCAGAGGCCAGGCCGCGGCCCTCCTCCCTGGCGCCAGCTCTGCCCCTGGACACACCTGCTGTGGAGAAAGCCCAGGAGCCTGCGCAGTTACCCTGGTCCAGTGGCTCATGGATCAGGTTGGGCCACTTCTCGGAAGCCTCAAAGGCAGTGGGTAGTACTTCCCCTTGGCCCAGCACCGTCTGTAAAACAAGAGTGATGCCACTTGCTTCCTAGCCTGGCCCTGCTGTCCCTGGAGCCCAGGCTTTGGAGGGCTGACGAAAGTCCAGAGCCTCCAGCAGTTGGTTCTGGAGCTGTCCTGGGGTGCGGGGAGGGTGCTCGTTACAACCGACTTTGGACTTGAGTGGGGTCCCTCAAAGATCACACGGGGGTTATGAGGCCTACTCAACAAATGAAGCCAGCCGCTGCGACGCCCAGGCCAGGGCGGCCAGCTTCCCACTCTCATCTCCTGCCACCTTTCTTGGTACCTTCTGATCAGCCACACCCTCCTTCCTGCCATGGCAGTGGCCTCCAAGCCCCAAAGGACTGGGGCTGGAAGAGAAGTAAAGTCCCGTGACCAGGCAGGCGGCCAAGACAAACAGCAGAAAATAGCAAGCAGCcccagggagagaggcagggccaggggctgGTCACCCTGGCCTTGAGCAGAAGTCCCCTGGCCTCTCCCGTCTGCTTTGATGGACAGCACAAGCCCCACCCAAGCCTGCTGCATGGAGTCTTCACCTGCCCCCACTCCCCCTCTGACTGGTGGGGTCTGGTGAGAAAACagaaccctcctcctcctccctggggGCTTCACTGAGTCGGCATTTTTTTCCGAGAATTGTTGCTTTTCTGGCCAGAGCTGGAAGAGTGTCCGTCCCTCTTTTCCTAAAAATACCAAGGTGACCCCCTGACCCCTTGGGTCTTGACCCAGCTGTACTGGGACCAACAGCATTTTTCCCAGGCTAAGGAGGCAGGAGAGGCTGCTGCCAGAACCAGAGAAGGCACTGATAGGCCCAGGGACACACAGCCTCGTCCTAGGGGATAGGCCCTCAGCAGAACAAGATAAGGTACATCATTCCTGCTGTGCTAAGCCATTGCGGGAGAGGTGGTGGGATGTGGGCAAGGGAAGACTTACATAAATCTCATTCATATTCATGACAGAGGAAGATGGGCGGATTGTGCCCAGGCGGTAGCGAATGCCCTCATCCAGGGTCATGCCCCAGAAGGCACTGTGGTTGCCAGCCTGCCACCTGGAGGAGGGAAGGTGAAGAGAAATCACAGACCTGGCAAGGCCAGAAGATGGCTCCAAGGGACAGAGAAGTAAAATCTAgtgtgtgcttgcctagcacaatGACCACGTCTGATGATCAtatatgtgaacatgcatgtgcactcCTATGCCCACCAATGCCATGCCGGAGCCTCTTACCCATAGTTGCCCCGATTGATGGCATTTATCATGTCCGGGTCCACTAGACATGGTTCCTGGTCACACTCCCACTGCCCTTTCTCCTGGCAGGTgctggtaagaaaaaaaaaaaaaaaaggaaagaaagaaagcatgaatGTTGGGAGTCCCTGGGGAACTTCTGAGGTCCACATGGGGCCTGGGATTCTGTACCAGCAACTATAGTCCAGCGCCTGAATGATGCCAAGCAGCCAGGTGGCTTTGTAACTCAAgttcacaattcttttgtttgtttggtttggtttggtttggttttagagacagggtttctctgtgttgttctggccatcctggaactcgctctgtagcccaggctggcctggaactcacagagatccgtctgcctctgcctcccgagtgctgggattaaagacgcgcaccaccactgcccagcaaggtcACAATTCTTAAGTTCATCCCCGATACCCAGAATCTCAATGCTCCTCAACATCACCACCCTGAGGATGTAGCAACAGGTTCTACTTCATGTGggtcaaagtgagttccagctcCTGTTACTTCCTGCATCTTAGAATCAGAACCTGGAGTCACCTTTGACCCCTCACCTGCTGATCCAGCCACACCTTAACACAAACTCAGGATCCAGACTGTGCCTCATTCTCTTCATAGCCACCTCCATCCAACCACCTTTCACCTGACTATGCTGCTGTCCCCTTgacctggcctctggcctccgcCCTCCACCACCCCACATCCTCcaagtacatttttaaattggTGGCCACAGCCATCCTGCTAAGCCTAAGTCATGCCATTCCTCTGCTCCAACCCTCCTTTGGCTTCACACCATAGAATAAGAGCCAAAGTCCTTCACGGCGACAAGCCTCGTGTGACTTGTTCTCCTGTCCCGCCTGACCCCTGCTC harbors:
- the Tinagl1 gene encoding tubulointerstitial nephritis antigen-like; this encodes MWGCRLGLLLLLLAGQAALEARRSRWRRELAPGLHLRGIRDAGGRYCQERDMCCRGRADDCALPYLGATCYCDLFCNRTVSDCCPDFWDFCLGVPPPFPPIRGCMHGGRIYPVFGTYWENCNRCTCQEKGQWECDQEPCLVDPDMINAINRGNYGWQAGNHSAFWGMTLDEGIRYRLGTIRPSSSVMNMNEIYTVLGQGEVLPTAFEASEKWPNLIHEPLDQGNCAGSWAFSTAAVASDRVSIHSLGHMTPILSPQNLLSCDTHHQQGCRGGRLDGAWWFLRRRGVVSDNCYPFSGREQNEASTSPRCMMHSRAMGRGKRQATSRCPNSQVDSNDIYQVTPAYRLGSDEKEIMKELMENGPVQALMEVHEDFFLYQSGVYSHTPVSQGRPQKYRRHGTHSVKITGWGEEKLPDGRTIKYWTAANSWGPWWGERGHFRIVRGTNECDIESFVLGVWGRVGMEDMRH